From a single Raphanus sativus cultivar WK10039 chromosome 3, ASM80110v3, whole genome shotgun sequence genomic region:
- the LOC108845425 gene encoding LOW QUALITY PROTEIN: phospholipase A1-Ialpha2, chloroplastic-like (The sequence of the model RefSeq protein was modified relative to this genomic sequence to represent the inferred CDS: inserted 1 base in 1 codon) encodes MATKSLFQSPNLKHVPFLRSDQTLVLPHVVSLPNSKNTPKRLVVSSSSSSSFSSAVLAPHILTSPVASPRAQAPLARVWREIQGCNNWKDLIEPLNPLLQQEITRYGNLVSTCYKAFDLNPNSKRYLNCKYGKQTLLQETGVDQPEEYKVTKYIYATPDINISISPIQNEANRGARWVGYVAVSSDESVKRLGRRDIVVTFRGTVTNPEWVTNFMSSLAPARFDPHNTRPDVKVESGFLSLYTSDESESKFGLESCRQQLLSEISRLVSKYKGEDMSITLAGHSMGSSLAHLVAYDIAELGLNRRMGERDVPITVFSFAGPRVGNLGFKKXCEELGVKVLRITNVNDPITKLPGVLFNENFRVLGGFYELPWSCSCYAHVGVELTLDFFDVQNISCVHDLGTYIDLLNRKIINSRSADSNKDKVNDNFSMEFLKRKGENMMFPKGQRMLHWTNVVDLLSSVSDHMLYCNIF; translated from the exons ATGGCGACTAAGTCCTTGTTCCAAAGCCCTAATCTGAAACATGTTCCATTTCTAAGATCAGACCAAACTCTTGTTCTTCCTCATGTTGTCTCTCTCCCCAATTCCAAAAACACCCCCAAAAGACTcgtagtttcttcttcttcttcctcttccttttcttctGCTGTATTAGCACCACATATTCTTACTTCGCCTGTTGCTTCTCCTCGTGCTCAGGCACCGTTAGCTAGGGTTTGGAGAGAGATACAGGGGTGTAACAACTGGAAAGATCTCATTGAACCTTTAAATCCTCTTCTCCAACAAGAGATCACTCGCTATGGCAACTTAGTTTCAACATGTTACAAAGCCTTCGACCTAAACCCTAATTCAAAACGTTACTTAAACTGCAAGTATGGCAAACAAACCTTACTTCAAGAAACCGGAGTCGACCAACCTGAGGAATACAAGGTCACAAAATACATCTACGCCACGCCTGACATCAACATCAGCATCAGTCCGATCCAAAACGAGGCCAATAGGGGCGCACGTTGGGTAGGTTACGTCGCCGTTTCATCTGATGAATCAGTAAAACGTTTAGGGAGGAGAGACATTGTGGTGACGTTTCGTGGAACGGTAACTAATCCCGAGTGGGTCACGAACTTCATGAGCTCTTTGGCTCCGGCTAGGTTCGATCCTCATAACACACGTCCTGACGTGAAGGTGGAGTCAGGGTTCTTGAGTTTATACACATCTGATGAGAGTGAGAGCAAGTTCGGACTAGAGAGCTGCAGACAGCAGCTTCTGTCCGAAATTTCTAGACTGGTGAGTAAGTACAAAGGAGAAGATATGAGTATAACACTCGCTGGACATAGCATGGGAAGCTCGTTGGCTCATCTTGTTGCTTACGACATTGCGGAGCTTGGTCTGAACCGGAGGATGGGCGAGAGAGATGTTCCGATAACCGTCTTCTCTTTTGCAGGTCCTAGGGTTGGTAACTTGGGGTTCAAGA CGTGCGAGGAGCTAGGAGTTAAGGTTTTGAGAATCACTAACGTTAACGATCCGATCACTAAACTTCCCGGCGTTTTATTCAATGagaattttagggttttaggtgGTTTTTATGAGCTTCCGTGGAGTTGTTCATGTTATGCTCATGTTGGGGTCGAACTCACTCTAGATTTCTTTGATGTTCAAAACATTTCTTGCGTTCACGATCTTGGGACGTATATCGATCTTCTTAACCGGAAGATAATAAACTCGAGATCAGCCGATTCTAATAAAGACAAGGTTAATGACAATTTTTCTATGGAGTTTCTGAAGAGAAAGGGTGAGAATATGATGTTCCCGAAGGGACAACGAATGTTGCATTGGACCAACGTCGTGGATCTTCTTTCTTCTGTCTCAGATCATATGTTGTATTGTAATATTTTCTAG
- the LOC108845963 gene encoding ras-related protein RABA5d, with the protein MSSDEEGGEEYLFKIVIIGDSAVGKSNLLSRYARNEFNAHSKATIGVEFQTQNMEIEGKDVKAQIWDTAGQERFRAVTSAYYRGAVGALVVYDISRRSTFESVARWLDELKTHSDTTVARMLVGNKCDLDNMRTVSVEEGKALAETQGMFFMETSALDSTNVKTAFEMVIRDIYANVSRKQLNSDTHKTELKWNSRVSLVKDDNKGSTQGFGFSCCSSS; encoded by the exons ATGTCGTCCGATGAAGAAGGAGGAGAGGAGTACCTCTTCAAGATTGTGATAATCGGCGACTCAGCCGTCGGTAAATCGAACCTACTCTCCCGCTACGCTCGTAACGAGTTCAACGCTCATTCCAAAGCCACGATCGGCGTCGAGTTCCAGACGCAGAACATGGAGATCGAAGGCAAAGATGTCAAAGCTCAGATTTGGGACACTGCTGGTCAAGAACGCTTCCGTGCCGTCACCTCCGCGTACTACCGCGGCGCAGTCGGTGCGCTAGTCGTCTACGACATAAGTCGTCGCTCAACCTTTGAGAGCGTCGCACGTTGGCTTGATGAGCTCAAGA CACATTCAGATACAACGGTGGCGAGGATGCTGGTGGGGAACAAGTGCGACCTAGATAACATGAGAACGGTTAGCGTCGAAGAAGGCAAAGCCCTAGCGGAAACCCAAGGAATGTTCTTTATGGAAACATCGGCTCTCGATTCAACAAACGTTAAAACAGCTTTTGAAATGGTGATCCGCGACATCTACGCCAATGTTAGCAGGAAACAACTCAACTCCGATACGCATAAAACCGAACTGAAGTGGAACAGCCGAGTAAGTCTCGTTAAGGACGACAATAAGGGATCTACGCAAGGGTTCGGTTTCTCTTGCTGTTCTTCCTCTTGA